One Bacillota bacterium genomic window carries:
- the mreC gene encoding rod shape-determining protein MreC, whose protein sequence is MPGQARNYKYLLLAVATVLLTLLMSIAAKQGGKIDPAEGLLRDLLAPLQKAVLALTYKVNASIRYVAEIRRLGEENAYLNAEITRLKARESVAVEVWHENVRLRKLLDLPPAMQEFQLLAARVVARDPSNWYNTLAIDQGKQAGVEAGSLVVTNAGVVGRVNKVSANGAEVLLISDQRSALGAMGQSSRDVGVLRGGDEGGYCRLVYLPRTASVRRGDVVITSGLGGDFPKGLVLGHVVEVRAEDYGLGKFARVKPAVDLDHLEEVLVIIEPQS, encoded by the coding sequence ATGCCTGGGCAGGCACGAAACTACAAATACCTGCTCCTGGCTGTGGCCACGGTGCTGCTCACGCTTCTTATGAGTATTGCGGCCAAGCAGGGGGGGAAAATTGATCCGGCGGAAGGGTTACTACGGGATTTGCTGGCCCCACTTCAAAAAGCTGTGTTAGCTTTGACCTACAAGGTCAACGCTTCCATCCGTTACGTGGCCGAAATTAGGCGTCTCGGGGAGGAGAACGCCTATCTTAATGCGGAGATAACCCGACTTAAAGCGCGGGAAAGCGTAGCTGTGGAAGTCTGGCATGAAAATGTTCGTCTGCGCAAACTGTTGGATTTGCCACCAGCAATGCAGGAATTCCAACTGCTGGCTGCCCGGGTAGTGGCTCGTGACCCGAGTAATTGGTATAACACTCTGGCCATTGACCAAGGAAAGCAGGCTGGAGTGGAGGCAGGCAGTTTGGTAGTGACCAATGCCGGTGTTGTTGGACGGGTAAATAAAGTCTCAGCTAATGGTGCCGAAGTGCTGCTTATTAGTGACCAGCGCAGTGCTCTTGGGGCCATGGGACAATCAAGCCGGGATGTGGGTGTCCTAAGGGGAGGCGATGAGGGGGGCTACTGCCGACTTGTTTATCTTCCGCGCACCGCTTCGGTACGAAGGGGAGATGTTGTTATTACTTCCGGCCTGGGTGGAGATTTTCCCAAAGGACTGGTTTTGGGCCACGTGGTTGAAGTGCGGGCGGAAGACTATGGGCTGGGAAAATTTGCTCGAGTGAAGCCGGCGGTAGATTTGGATCATCTGGAGGAAGTGTTAGTTATTATCGAGCCGCAGAGCTAG
- the mreD gene encoding rod shape-determining protein MreD: MDFSGRRFLIVAGGMGGMLVLQSTMFYKIKLFGVRPDLILATVGSIALLRGWSQGLFWGAIGGLLEDVVTGSLPGSHAVAKSIIGFVLGLLEGKVFKENIFLPAITLFLASLAEGIIFFLASGFFGEMRWSFVVALRTVVFPTAVVTALFAPIVYRLCELLYEPPRFGQRGRSL; this comes from the coding sequence ATGGATTTTTCCGGCCGACGGTTCTTGATAGTTGCCGGAGGTATGGGCGGTATGCTGGTGCTGCAGAGCACAATGTTTTATAAGATTAAATTATTTGGAGTTAGGCCTGACCTTATTCTGGCCACAGTGGGTTCGATAGCTCTGTTGCGCGGCTGGTCTCAGGGCCTGTTTTGGGGTGCCATAGGTGGGTTGTTGGAGGATGTGGTCACGGGCAGTCTGCCGGGGAGCCATGCTGTGGCTAAGAGTATTATCGGGTTTGTTTTAGGCTTACTGGAAGGGAAGGTATTTAAGGAGAATATTTTTCTCCCGGCTATAACTCTGTTTTTGGCTAGCCTGGCAGAGGGCATTATTTTCTTTCTGGCTTCGGGGTTTTTTGGTGAAATGAGATGGAGTTTTGTGGTTGCCCTTCGTACCGTTGTGTTTCCTACCGCTGTTGTCACGGCGTTGTTTGCGCCTATTGTTTATCGTTTGTGCGAACTTCTCTACGAGCCGCCCCGCTTTGGTCAGCGTGGGCGTTCCTTATGA
- the mrdA gene encoding penicillin-binding protein 2 → MNPKALERRLTCMSIVAVLIFAVLTGRLGYLQITEGERYEKMATENRIRLLPLAAPRGDILDRNGRTLVTSRLAPVISVVPMDMDDPDAVLARLSEVLGYDVRQTVSERVERLKERKEYRAYTPIRIATDADINTLTKIAEHQSELPGVMIEEQPVRDYLLGDVGAHVFGYVREIDREELEAWRDKGYKMGDIVGKTGVERVYDEYLHGEPGGQQVEVDADGRPVKILPGRRMPVPGHSLKLTLDREVQEAAVFGLRKVMEAIEKEFPTKAATAVAIDVRTGGVLALASEPSFDPNIFTKETIPPDIWASISDPTWQPQLNRAIRGVYPPGSTFKMVTATAGLETGTIRPEDTILDRGVYWRVEPKKCWKAGGHGVVHLTRAIAVSCNVYFYDLGYRTGIENLNKYAALYGLGQPTGIDLYPVEATGLLATPEWKLEHYKELGLSQAEPWQPGETLSAAIGQGFSAFTPLQMANYIATIANGGTRYRPYLASEIIAPDGQIERTVEPRIIEELNLDPETVAAVRKGMYLVTQGEGTAAYYFQGFPVSVAGKTGTAQNPHGADHAWFVAFAPYENPEIAVAVLVEKGGHGGSAAAPVVKRILEAYFGFAQAEN, encoded by the coding sequence ATGAATCCTAAAGCATTAGAGCGGCGTTTGACCTGTATGTCCATTGTGGCGGTACTGATTTTTGCCGTACTTACCGGGCGGCTGGGCTATCTTCAAATTACTGAGGGCGAAAGATACGAAAAGATGGCTACCGAGAATCGAATTCGTCTGTTACCGCTGGCGGCACCGCGAGGGGATATTCTGGATCGAAACGGGAGAACATTGGTGACCAGCCGCTTAGCGCCGGTAATAAGTGTTGTTCCTATGGACATGGATGATCCGGACGCAGTCTTAGCGCGTTTAAGCGAGGTCTTAGGCTACGATGTGCGGCAAACAGTCAGTGAGAGGGTAGAACGGCTGAAGGAGCGGAAAGAATATCGGGCTTACACTCCGATACGCATTGCTACTGATGCCGATATTAATACGCTGACCAAAATTGCTGAACATCAGTCCGAACTCCCTGGGGTGATGATTGAAGAACAACCGGTGCGGGACTATTTGTTAGGTGATGTGGGGGCTCACGTATTCGGATATGTACGGGAGATTGACCGGGAAGAGCTGGAGGCCTGGCGAGATAAGGGCTATAAGATGGGTGATATCGTGGGCAAGACCGGGGTCGAACGGGTGTACGATGAGTATCTGCACGGTGAACCCGGCGGACAACAAGTGGAGGTGGACGCCGACGGGCGGCCGGTAAAGATACTCCCGGGACGACGAATGCCGGTTCCCGGTCACAGCCTTAAACTTACCTTGGATCGGGAGGTGCAAGAAGCAGCTGTCTTCGGCCTGCGAAAGGTGATGGAGGCGATCGAGAAAGAATTTCCGACCAAGGCTGCCACAGCGGTAGCGATCGATGTTCGTACCGGTGGTGTGTTAGCTTTGGCCAGCGAACCTTCGTTTGATCCTAACATATTTACTAAAGAGACAATACCGCCGGATATCTGGGCCAGCATAAGTGACCCCACCTGGCAACCACAACTGAATCGGGCTATACGCGGTGTCTATCCGCCCGGCTCCACCTTCAAGATGGTCACGGCCACAGCCGGATTGGAGACAGGAACCATTAGACCCGAGGACACTATTTTGGACCGGGGCGTATACTGGCGCGTCGAACCGAAAAAATGCTGGAAAGCCGGCGGTCACGGCGTGGTCCACCTGACTCGGGCCATAGCTGTATCTTGTAATGTTTACTTTTATGATCTGGGCTACCGTACTGGCATCGAGAACCTGAACAAGTATGCAGCCTTGTATGGTCTCGGCCAACCCACCGGCATAGATCTTTATCCGGTGGAAGCTACCGGACTATTGGCTACACCAGAATGGAAACTGGAACATTATAAGGAGTTGGGTCTTAGTCAAGCGGAACCCTGGCAACCGGGGGAGACTTTGAGCGCTGCTATCGGGCAGGGGTTTTCGGCCTTTACACCGCTTCAAATGGCTAATTACATAGCCACCATAGCTAATGGCGGCACCCGTTATCGTCCCTATTTGGCCAGCGAGATAATTGCCCCGGACGGCCAGATCGAGCGGACAGTGGAACCGCGGATTATTGAGGAACTTAATCTTGATCCGGAGACAGTAGCTGCTGTCAGAAAAGGAATGTATCTTGTAACCCAAGGGGAAGGAACGGCAGCTTACTATTTTCAAGGATTTCCAGTTTCGGTGGCTGGAAAGACAGGCACAGCTCAAAATCCTCACGGCGCAGACCACGCTTGGTTTGTAGCCTTTGCTCCTTACGAAAACCCCGAAATTGCTGTAGCTGTGTTGGTGGAAAAAGGAGGGCACGGTGGTTCGGCTGCAGCTCCGGTGGTAAAAAGGATCCTGGAAGCCTACTTTGGTTTTGCCCAGGCAGAGAATTAG
- the minC gene encoding septum site-determining protein MinC produces the protein MIKEEAVFKGTRDGLLIVLDDECEFKQVVDNLKTKLEAARGFFQGAQVIIDPGTRKLTNRQKKSLSRLINSQAGLALKGFTNDKSNELDLLEAEAAAGNPIEIEPPGLLASALGKVSQLPVMFIDRNLRCGQQVNFTGHVVVTGDVNPGAEIIAEGNIVVIGALRGLVHAGASGDQGAFVAAFRLEPSQLRIAGVFTRSPDDESCQFSGQPEIARLQDGQVVVEKNDTNQMLSLVQRS, from the coding sequence ATGATCAAAGAGGAAGCCGTCTTTAAAGGCACACGGGACGGGTTGCTCATTGTCCTTGACGATGAATGTGAATTTAAACAAGTGGTGGACAATCTCAAGACCAAATTAGAAGCAGCCCGAGGTTTCTTCCAGGGGGCCCAGGTGATTATTGATCCTGGAACGAGAAAGCTTACCAACAGACAAAAGAAGTCTTTGTCTAGACTGATCAACAGTCAGGCGGGACTTGCCTTAAAGGGGTTTACCAATGATAAGTCCAATGAATTAGATCTGCTAGAAGCAGAAGCAGCCGCAGGCAATCCGATAGAAATTGAACCCCCCGGACTGCTTGCATCTGCCCTGGGCAAGGTTTCGCAACTGCCGGTAATGTTCATTGACCGCAACCTTCGCTGCGGCCAGCAGGTGAATTTTACCGGTCATGTGGTGGTAACCGGTGATGTAAATCCGGGAGCGGAAATCATTGCTGAAGGGAACATTGTAGTAATAGGGGCGCTGAGAGGCTTGGTACACGCCGGGGCTAGCGGTGATCAGGGAGCTTTCGTAGCTGCCTTTCGCTTGGAGCCGAGCCAACTTCGAATAGCAGGTGTGTTCACACGTTCCCCGGACGATGAAAGCTGCCAGTTTTCCGGGCAACCAGAAATAGCACGGCTACAAGATGGCCAGGTGGTAGTAGAAAAGAATGACACCAACCAAATGCTATCCTTGGTACAACGAAGCTAG
- the minD gene encoding septum site-determining protein MinD, translating into MGEVIVVTSGKGGVGKTTTVANLGTALALNEHRVVLLDADIGLRNLDVVMGLENRIVFDLVDVTAKVCRLKQALIRDKRFNEHLFLLPAAQTRDKTAVTPEQMKSLTEEIKAEYDYILVDSPAGIEQGFRNAIAGADRAIVVTTPEVSAVRDADRIIGLLEASEMTEVQLLINRIRPTMVRRGDMMDIDDIIDILAVDLIGVVPEDDRIVVATNRGEPTVLDSLSRSGQAFRNIARRIAGEQVPLMPLEVEAGFMARVKHLFGFGS; encoded by the coding sequence ATGGGGGAGGTAATTGTTGTTACATCCGGAAAGGGCGGCGTGGGCAAAACCACCACGGTAGCTAATCTGGGTACAGCCCTGGCCTTAAATGAACATCGGGTGGTTTTACTGGACGCGGATATCGGACTTCGGAACCTGGATGTGGTGATGGGGCTGGAAAACCGGATCGTGTTCGACTTGGTGGATGTAACAGCGAAAGTTTGCCGCTTGAAGCAAGCGCTGATTCGCGACAAACGCTTCAACGAACACTTATTTCTACTGCCGGCAGCGCAAACCAGGGATAAAACGGCAGTTACACCGGAACAAATGAAAAGCCTGACAGAGGAGATAAAGGCGGAGTACGATTATATACTGGTGGATAGTCCAGCCGGCATTGAACAAGGTTTCCGCAACGCCATTGCCGGTGCCGACCGTGCCATTGTGGTGACCACTCCGGAGGTTTCGGCTGTGCGTGATGCCGACCGCATTATCGGTTTGCTGGAAGCTTCCGAAATGACCGAAGTTCAACTTCTTATTAACCGTATTCGTCCTACTATGGTAAGGCGTGGCGATATGATGGACATTGATGATATTATCGATATCTTGGCTGTGGACTTAATCGGAGTAGTGCCGGAAGACGATCGTATAGTGGTGGCTACAAACCGGGGCGAGCCAACAGTCTTAGATAGCTTGTCCCGTTCCGGGCAGGCTTTTCGCAACATTGCCCGCCGCATTGCCGGGGAGCAAGTGCCGCTGATGCCGCTGGAAGTCGAAGCAGGGTTTATGGCTCGGGTAAAGCATCTGTTCGGCTTTGGAAGCTAG
- the minE gene encoding cell division topological specificity factor MinE translates to MFDLLGRVFGRDEAPSKEIAKERLRLVLVHDRATVSPQFLETIKEEVIGVITEYMEIDPAGVEVSIHSLERSVALVASIPIKRMKRAIKAV, encoded by the coding sequence ATGTTTGATCTTTTGGGTAGAGTCTTTGGACGTGACGAAGCCCCCAGTAAAGAAATTGCCAAGGAGCGGCTACGGCTGGTTCTGGTACATGATCGAGCCACGGTCTCACCGCAGTTTCTGGAGACGATCAAAGAAGAAGTGATCGGTGTGATTACCGAATACATGGAGATCGACCCTGCCGGCGTAGAAGTGAGTATCCACAGCCTGGAACGTTCGGTGGCGTTGGTGGCTAGCATTCCCATTAAACGAATGAAACGGGCCATCAAAGCAGTATAA
- the rodA gene encoding rod shape-determining protein RodA yields MFDKRLLKNLDYVIIAVVVLLTTISFFVIASASPENPSYFVKRQAARVIVGLALFVLTLSIDYHDLAQYTRYLYYTNLALLTTVLVLGREAKGAQRWLRVGPVEIQPSELAKLIIIITLADLLSKRASSLHTVRDLLPVFVHVGLPMILILKQPDLGTSLVFMGLLLGMLFVAGIKWQHLAGLCGLGGAATPVLFYLLEDYQRKRILAVFNPYIDPAGSGYHVIQSMIAIGSGRTWGKGLFRGTQNRLGFLPEQHTDFIFSVIGEELGFVRAAGILFLYFILVYRGIQVALKARDDFGTLLATGVVIMFTFHILVNVGMTMGIMPVTGIPLPFMSYGGSSYLTNMMALGLLLNVHMRRQKILF; encoded by the coding sequence ATGTTTGATAAGCGCTTACTCAAGAATTTGGACTATGTCATTATTGCTGTGGTGGTGCTCCTTACCACCATCAGTTTTTTTGTTATTGCCAGTGCCAGCCCGGAAAACCCATCCTATTTTGTAAAACGCCAGGCGGCTCGGGTGATTGTGGGGCTGGCACTATTTGTGTTGACACTCTCTATCGACTATCATGATCTGGCTCAGTACACCAGATACCTGTACTATACTAACCTTGCCTTGCTTACAACGGTACTGGTCCTTGGTCGAGAGGCAAAAGGTGCCCAGCGTTGGTTACGAGTAGGTCCGGTGGAAATACAGCCGTCCGAGCTGGCTAAGCTAATAATCATCATTACATTGGCCGATTTGTTGTCTAAACGAGCCTCTTCTTTGCACACTGTCCGTGATTTGCTGCCAGTGTTTGTTCATGTGGGTCTACCCATGATTCTCATTTTGAAACAACCTGATTTGGGAACATCATTGGTGTTTATGGGTTTGCTTTTGGGGATGCTGTTTGTGGCCGGGATCAAGTGGCAGCACTTGGCCGGACTTTGCGGACTGGGAGGGGCTGCGACTCCAGTCTTGTTCTATCTACTGGAGGATTATCAGCGAAAACGCATACTGGCAGTGTTTAATCCCTATATTGACCCGGCAGGCAGCGGTTATCATGTAATCCAATCCATGATTGCCATCGGTTCTGGACGCACATGGGGGAAAGGGCTCTTTCGCGGCACCCAGAATCGACTTGGTTTTTTGCCGGAGCAACATACGGATTTCATCTTTTCGGTGATCGGTGAAGAGTTAGGCTTTGTACGGGCGGCTGGAATTTTGTTCCTCTATTTTATTCTTGTTTACCGTGGTATCCAAGTAGCCCTAAAAGCCAGGGATGATTTCGGCACTTTACTGGCCACCGGGGTGGTGATTATGTTCACGTTTCACATATTGGTGAACGTGGGCATGACCATGGGAATTATGCCGGTAACCGGTATCCCACTGCCGTTTATGAGTTATGGTGGCAGCTCTTATCTTACTAATATGATGGCATTGGGATTACTCCTTAATGTTCATATGCGTCGCCAAAAGATTCTGTTTTGA
- a CDS encoding DUF362 domain-containing protein, translating into MNETVALVPCSGYGEKEVVGAIRQAVDYLGGWGQYVKPGQRVLLKANLLTKRPPEDAVTTHPLVVKAVAAEVIRAGGKPVIYDSPGGPFTTAILEDIYRVSGLTQVARETGAELNWDVAGTQVSAPEEARERSFTLSQAVCNADVVINLPKLKSHGLTRYTGAVKNLYGCIPGLHKAEYHLQLSELHKFVGFLLDLALTVRPALTIMDAVVGMEGEGPSAGTPRPLGYLLASPSVFALDAVAVTLIGLNLDEVPSTNLAAKRGLLARSVDDIVVGSALREAIVSDFEVPPPGGTSFRLLGYRMPPRLLKLAGGLLGARPVFRAEQCRRCGICIRSCPAKAITLADRRPTVDLKKCIRCFCCQELCPEQAVTIHRSWLSRRFLRS; encoded by the coding sequence TTGAACGAAACGGTAGCCTTGGTGCCTTGTTCCGGCTATGGTGAAAAGGAAGTTGTCGGAGCGATAAGGCAAGCGGTGGACTACCTGGGTGGTTGGGGACAATATGTTAAACCGGGACAGCGGGTTTTACTCAAGGCTAACTTACTAACCAAACGACCGCCGGAAGATGCAGTAACCACCCATCCCTTGGTCGTGAAGGCAGTGGCAGCAGAAGTAATACGGGCCGGCGGTAAGCCAGTTATATATGACAGCCCGGGCGGTCCGTTTACCACAGCCATACTGGAAGACATTTATAGAGTCTCCGGTTTGACTCAGGTGGCACGGGAAACAGGCGCGGAATTGAATTGGGATGTGGCCGGCACCCAGGTATCGGCACCGGAAGAGGCCAGAGAGCGCAGTTTTACTTTGAGTCAGGCGGTTTGTAATGCCGATGTGGTTATTAATTTACCGAAGCTAAAAAGTCATGGCCTGACACGATACACCGGAGCAGTCAAAAACTTGTACGGGTGCATACCGGGACTGCACAAAGCTGAGTATCATTTACAGTTGTCGGAGCTCCATAAGTTTGTTGGCTTCTTATTAGATTTGGCGTTGACGGTGAGGCCTGCGCTTACAATTATGGATGCAGTAGTGGGTATGGAAGGGGAAGGACCGTCGGCAGGAACACCACGTCCTTTGGGCTATTTGTTAGCCAGTCCGTCGGTTTTCGCTCTGGATGCGGTGGCCGTTACTCTGATCGGCCTTAATTTGGACGAAGTGCCATCAACCAATTTGGCTGCTAAGCGTGGGTTGTTAGCTCGTTCGGTGGATGATATTGTGGTCGGCTCGGCGTTAAGGGAGGCAATAGTCTCCGATTTTGAGGTGCCCCCGCCAGGGGGAACCAGTTTTCGCTTACTGGGTTACCGCATGCCGCCGCGATTGTTGAAGTTAGCCGGAGGCCTGTTGGGCGCGCGGCCGGTTTTTCGCGCCGAGCAATGCCGTCGGTGCGGTATTTGTATCAGAAGTTGCCCGGCCAAAGCCATAACCCTGGCCGACAGGCGGCCTACAGTGGACCTGAAAAAGTGCATCCGTTGTTTCTGCTGTCAAGAACTGTGTCCAGAGCAGGCTGTAACCATTCATCGCTCCTGGCTAAGCCGACGGTTCCTGAGATCATAA
- a CDS encoding winged helix-turn-helix transcriptional regulator — protein sequence MPESGGQSKHDSAPDDLRSEIEALSGVGELFKILSDDTRSKLLFALGRRELCVREMACLLDLSLPAVSHHLRILHHQRLVRKRRAGKEVFYSLRDRRVIALIVAAVLHAEELGLLTSLEPAMI from the coding sequence ATGCCGGAGTCTGGGGGTCAGTCCAAACATGATAGCGCTCCCGATGACTTGCGCTCCGAGATAGAGGCGCTGAGCGGTGTCGGAGAACTGTTTAAGATTCTTTCCGACGACACGCGCAGCAAGCTACTTTTTGCTCTTGGGCGGCGTGAACTATGTGTACGAGAGATGGCCTGTCTCTTAGATTTGAGTTTACCGGCGGTTTCACACCATCTACGCATTTTGCATCATCAAAGATTAGTCAGAAAGCGCCGTGCCGGTAAAGAGGTGTTTTATTCGCTGCGCGACCGGCGAGTTATCGCGCTAATTGTGGCAGCTGTCTTGCATGCCGAGGAGCTAGGACTGTTGACTTCGCTGGAACCGGCAATGATCTAA
- a CDS encoding radical SAM protein, with the protein MAVFDTVALSAERAKKVAAEMALDQALKYLSRDPEQNLPRILDSAEKVAPDEGQKKNIRALRARVVGDEKIMAQIRRLVKNPRMLRNFVSIWVVNAMLLGGPRRNVLMKKLGIHIPSLILVDPTSACNLRCTGCWAGEYEKTDQLEPELLDRLFTEAKELGIYWIVFSGGEPFAYPHLLDVVARHPDMGFMAYTNGTLITDEVADRLAELANFSPAFSLEGWREQTDARRGEGVFDQVMAAMDRLRERSVYFGTSLTITRDNMEKAYSDEFMDFLVDKGATYAWTFHYVPIGRDPDLDMMITPEQRAWLVKRVAEIRMTKPILVADFWNDGHFTGGCIAGGRMYFHINAAGMVEPCAFVHFATDNIRDKSLKEILASPLFTAYQKRQPFNKNHYAPCPIIDAPQALRDIVKETGAQPTHDGAQDVLSGLQATFLDRRSSEWLKAADELEGRYFSQVSEQAGK; encoded by the coding sequence ATGGCTGTATTTGACACTGTGGCTCTTAGTGCCGAACGTGCAAAGAAGGTCGCAGCCGAAATGGCTCTCGATCAAGCCCTAAAATACCTGAGCCGGGACCCGGAGCAAAACTTGCCCCGTATCCTGGATTCTGCTGAAAAGGTAGCACCTGATGAAGGGCAGAAGAAGAACATCAGGGCGCTGAGAGCCCGTGTGGTGGGCGACGAGAAGATCATGGCTCAAATTAGACGTCTGGTTAAGAATCCACGTATGTTAAGAAACTTTGTCAGTATTTGGGTAGTTAACGCCATGCTTCTTGGTGGACCACGACGCAATGTATTGATGAAGAAGCTGGGCATTCATATACCCAGTCTAATATTGGTCGACCCTACTTCCGCCTGTAACCTGCGTTGTACCGGTTGTTGGGCCGGTGAATATGAAAAGACGGATCAGCTGGAACCGGAGCTTCTGGATCGCTTGTTTACCGAGGCTAAGGAACTTGGCATCTATTGGATTGTCTTCTCCGGCGGCGAACCGTTTGCTTATCCTCATTTGCTGGATGTTGTAGCTCGCCATCCTGACATGGGCTTCATGGCCTATACAAACGGTACTCTAATTACAGACGAAGTGGCGGATAGGCTAGCTGAACTGGCCAATTTCTCGCCGGCGTTTAGTCTGGAGGGTTGGCGCGAACAGACAGATGCTCGCCGCGGCGAGGGTGTTTTTGACCAAGTGATGGCGGCCATGGATCGCCTACGTGAACGAAGTGTTTACTTTGGCACCTCGCTCACAATTACGCGAGACAATATGGAAAAAGCATATTCTGATGAATTTATGGATTTCTTGGTGGACAAAGGTGCGACTTACGCCTGGACTTTCCACTATGTACCTATTGGTCGTGATCCAGATCTTGATATGATGATTACACCGGAACAACGGGCTTGGTTAGTTAAGCGGGTGGCTGAAATTAGAATGACTAAACCAATCTTGGTGGCAGACTTCTGGAACGACGGCCACTTTACCGGCGGCTGCATTGCCGGCGGCCGGATGTATTTTCATATCAATGCTGCCGGCATGGTCGAACCTTGTGCCTTTGTACATTTTGCCACCGATAATATTCGCGACAAGAGTTTGAAGGAAATCCTGGCTTCACCGCTGTTTACCGCCTATCAGAAGCGGCAGCCTTTCAACAAAAATCATTATGCTCCCTGCCCCATCATCGACGCACCCCAAGCCTTGCGTGATATCGTTAAGGAAACAGGAGCTCAGCCTACTCATGATGGGGCTCAAGATGTGCTTTCTGGCCTGCAGGCCACCTTTCTTGACCGGCGCTCCAGTGAATGGCTAAAGGCAGCTGATGAGCTTGAAGGGCGTTATTTTAGCCAGGTGTCTGAGCAAGCCGGCAAATAG
- a CDS encoding gamma carbonic anhydrase family protein, which produces MRRLERMISPSVFIAPGAQIIGQVSIGPMSSIWFGSIVRADVDTITIGQGCNIQDRSVIHVSHGFPVVLEDYVSVGHGAIVHGCYIEEGALVGIGAIILDGARVGRETVIGAGSLVLENTVLPARSLVVGHPARAIRQLSQEEIQMFRSTASRYTEYAQRYIKQEWK; this is translated from the coding sequence ATGAGGAGGCTTGAACGAATGATTAGCCCCAGCGTTTTCATAGCCCCGGGAGCTCAGATTATAGGTCAAGTGAGTATTGGACCCATGTCAAGCATTTGGTTTGGTAGCATTGTCCGGGCTGATGTGGATACCATAACCATAGGACAAGGTTGTAATATTCAGGACAGATCTGTTATCCACGTATCCCACGGGTTTCCGGTTGTGCTGGAGGATTATGTATCGGTGGGTCATGGAGCGATTGTACACGGCTGTTATATCGAAGAGGGGGCCTTAGTAGGCATAGGAGCTATCATACTAGACGGTGCTCGTGTCGGTCGGGAAACGGTGATAGGCGCCGGTAGTTTAGTACTGGAAAACACAGTATTACCAGCGCGCAGCCTAGTGGTCGGGCATCCGGCTCGGGCAATTCGCCAGTTGTCTCAGGAAGAAATACAAATGTTCCGGAGCACAGCTTCTCGTTACACCGAGTATGCCCAGCGTTACATAAAGCAGGAGTGGAAATGA
- a CDS encoding SDR family NAD(P)-dependent oxidoreductase, whose protein sequence is MNFWQNKVVLVTGASRGIGKALADRLAEVGARLVLTGRDETKLQCLAGRLSAAGIECVYMAADVRDQTAVEQVVYYGFDQLGKIDVLVNNAGIGLRGPVETLEPAQLLEAVAVNVVGPLHFIQATVPLFRRQGSGLVINIASLGAIQVAPNIGGYVATKAALTKLGETLQLELQDSGIRVCTAYPGSVRTEFRRHALGDAYGEKEPRLSRIAPEAVAEQILRQTAAGRRHIFITPKDRFFAHLAGVAPNWSEFLVGRAFRRAKGI, encoded by the coding sequence TTGAACTTTTGGCAGAACAAGGTTGTACTGGTGACCGGTGCTTCTCGAGGTATCGGAAAGGCATTGGCCGATCGATTAGCCGAAGTGGGTGCCCGCCTGGTTTTGACTGGGCGCGACGAGACGAAGCTTCAGTGTCTGGCCGGCCGGCTGTCTGCGGCTGGAATAGAGTGCGTATATATGGCCGCTGACGTGCGAGATCAGACGGCAGTGGAGCAAGTGGTATACTATGGATTCGATCAGCTGGGGAAGATCGATGTGCTTGTTAACAATGCCGGTATTGGTCTTCGTGGACCGGTGGAGACTTTGGAGCCGGCACAGCTACTGGAGGCAGTGGCCGTGAATGTGGTGGGACCGCTGCATTTTATCCAAGCCACAGTACCTTTGTTTAGAAGACAGGGTAGCGGGTTGGTGATCAATATCGCCTCTTTGGGTGCTATTCAAGTAGCCCCAAATATCGGAGGGTATGTTGCCACCAAGGCGGCTTTGACCAAGTTGGGAGAAACACTGCAGCTAGAGCTTCAAGACAGTGGGATCAGGGTGTGTACAGCCTATCCCGGGTCTGTCCGCACCGAGTTCCGACGTCATGCGCTGGGGGATGCCTATGGGGAAAAGGAGCCGCGTTTATCCAGAATTGCACCGGAGGCAGTTGCCGAGCAAATCTTGCGGCAAACAGCCGCTGGAAGACGCCATATTTTTATTACCCCTAAGGATCGTTTTTTTGCTCATTTAGCCGGTGTAGCACCTAACTGGTCAGAATTTCTAGTGGGTCGGGCATTTCGCCGAGCCAAAGGAATATGA